From the genome of Limisalsivibrio acetivorans, one region includes:
- a CDS encoding DUF2062 domain-containing protein — protein sequence MFIEALRAKIRRLIQLDCSPSRIAAASAVGIFIGFSPYLGLHTALAIGASFVFSLPLYPLLLGAYITNPLTMVFIYAACYKFGKLFVDGADLNIDIGNLSLTDLFTTAKAFLPPFMVGTHLLGFLVGIFTYLLIYYIVKKYREAY from the coding sequence ATGTTTATCGAAGCCCTAAGAGCGAAAATCCGAAGACTTATCCAGCTGGACTGCTCCCCGTCAAGGATTGCAGCGGCATCTGCCGTTGGTATATTCATCGGATTCTCGCCGTATCTCGGTCTGCACACAGCACTTGCCATCGGGGCTTCCTTTGTGTTCAGTCTTCCCCTGTATCCTCTTCTGCTCGGGGCATACATAACTAACCCTCTCACAATGGTTTTCATATACGCTGCATGCTATAAGTTCGGCAAGCTTTTCGTGGACGGTGCAGATTTGAATATCGACATTGGCAACCTCTCCCTGACCGATCTGTTCACCACAGCAAAGGCCTTTCTCCCCCCATTTATGGTGGGTACGCATCTGCTCGGCTTTCTTGTTGGCATCTTTACATATTTATTGATATACTATATAGTGAAAAAGTATCGTGAGGCATATTAA
- a CDS encoding helix-turn-helix domain-containing protein: MVGNRIRELRKALGLTQREFAESIFSSHRSVQNWETGERNISSRNLKYICVMYNVNEEWLLEGEGEMFENGMPGPGESPDTSYRTRVEDIVNLPSRFIDKGANAFVVHDNAMEPGIVEGDVAIWRSVDPADLRSGDIVVLKPARGHFTVRRFLVHSGRKLYVADNKDYEPAECEKAELKLCGKLLEIFGRKNLS; encoded by the coding sequence ATGGTAGGTAATCGTATTAGAGAGCTGAGGAAAGCCCTCGGTCTAACCCAAAGAGAGTTCGCAGAAAGTATATTCTCCTCTCATCGTTCTGTGCAGAACTGGGAAACGGGAGAACGCAATATCAGTTCCCGAAACCTTAAGTATATTTGCGTTATGTATAACGTGAACGAGGAGTGGCTCCTTGAAGGGGAGGGGGAGATGTTTGAGAACGGTATGCCAGGCCCCGGCGAAAGCCCGGACACCAGCTATCGAACTCGAGTCGAAGATATTGTGAACCTTCCCTCCCGTTTTATAGACAAAGGTGCAAACGCCTTTGTTGTGCATGATAATGCCATGGAACCTGGAATTGTGGAAGGTGATGTGGCTATATGGAGGAGTGTTGACCCCGCAGACCTCCGCAGCGGCGACATAGTTGTCCTCAAACCGGCTAGGGGGCATTTCACGGTACGGCGCTTTTTGGTTCATTCCGGAAGAAAGCTATACGTTGCAGATAATAAAGACTATGAGCCGGCAGAGTGCGAGAAGGCAGAGCTCAAGCTGTGTGGTAAACTCCTGGAAATATTCGGACGCAAAAATCTTAGCTGA